One window of the Zea mays cultivar B73 chromosome 3, Zm-B73-REFERENCE-NAM-5.0, whole genome shotgun sequence genome contains the following:
- the LOC100272608 gene encoding Dual specificity protein phosphatase PHS1-like, with product MEQRDATQPEAAAEERDQERPSIIPPPKENEDKDLKLPSRVVSLLFGGDISTSAQTFEKWLSLVRKRSGAFRPSGFPHRGSRIEVMPSGSFSLFGSGDLSEHLIREAPTRKDPLDCDQSPEISLWERLGNSSALDIESSEFSWDVLLSLHHTEHSSSSEQTEDEMNKALEVTVNSGGVVFFALFSSPGNIGVPEAAAVIKFSSSKMATQAERLGYEFARLLGVHTPQARVVYNSSSEWLAIRHAAENARTVAVSNNDEVGEMTCSELLEALELSRCLLLMSYIHGSPLLESSKAFHSREAACVTASSLGRVLMLDLILRNEDRLPCRQLGWRGNPANLMISDKSSLPNLDRLDDFKSSTDSSNQLITHFLHREKRSHSLNGKFGSPGLDPMSPKLEPLINEKENAERTNGDFRIVAIDTGVPRRPPVGRRVKDHERYPKVVELILNSSDYSASILYEISGCKLGHPRPDEVTSSDSCCSLSDEDNAGVIHEFRGSFRAALRDLEGFHLFLLQLYQKLDGVLRVFLSIITKTSEESDNNDAALSDFPSPGASYSTPRLPSKHLNNELHSDSEMLKSAMKSSSVGSRGSSDSVSPLPRESWNNKSFKGSAEAPRSLRMTMKLRDFYKTPKVDPELLKEIEQWNEALKNDVIKFCQENNFHSGFFDGTENNMVADAYELKVRLEHIIERIALISDAANTERPSLVVNNLFIGGALAARSKYTLQHLGITHVLCLCSNEIGQSDSQFPDLFEYKNFSISDDDDANISDLFEEASDFIDHVDHVGGKVLVHCFEGKSRSATVVLAYLMLREGFTLAKAWNLLKKVHRRAQPNDGFAKALLALDKRLHGKVSMDWQHKRPEMKVCPICSKNVGLSTSSLKLHLQKAHKRLSAGSVDSAMTMEIQKSIESLQISRGGSLSPSQKLTKVFSNELSF from the exons ATGGAACAGCGGGACGCGACGCAGCCagaggcggcggcggaggagcGCGACCAGGAGCGGCCCTCCATTATTCCTCCTCCCAAG GAAAACGAGGATAAAGATCTGAAGCTACCTTCTCGT GTGGTTTCTTTATTATTTGGTGGTGATATATCGACGTCAGCACAAACATTTGAGAAATGGCTCTCATTAGTACGTAAGAGGAGTGGGGCTTTCCGGCCATCTGGGTTCCCACATCGAGGTTCAAGGATTGAAGTCATGCCAAGTGGGAGCTTCTCACTATTTGGTAGCGGGGACTTAAG TGAACACTTGATTAGAGAAGCACCAACAAGAAAAGATCCATTGGACTGCGATCAATCTCCTGAAATAAGCTTGTGGGAGAGACTTGGGAACTCTTCTGCACTGGACATTGAGTCATCTGAATTTTCATGGGACGTGTTGTTGTCTCTGCATCATACAGAACATAGTAGTAGTTCCGAACAAACTGAAGACGAAATGAATAAAGCTCTTGAG gtgactgTGAACTCTGGTGGCGTAGTGTTCTTTGCTCTATTTAGTTCTCCAGGTAACATTGGAGTTCCAGAAGCGGCAGCTGTTATAAAGTTTTCGTCATCAAAGATGGCAACACAGGCAGAGCGTTTGGGTTATGAGTTTGCAAGATTGCTCGGAGTCCATACACCACAA GCTAGAGTAGTATATAATTCTAGCTCAGAGTGGCTGGCGATTAGGCATGCTGCAGAAAATGCACGTACAGTAGCAGTTTCAAATAATGATGAGGTTGGTGAGATGACGTGCTCAGAGTTGTTAGAAGCTCTTGAGCTAAGCCGCTGCCTTCTTCTAATGAG TTATATTCATGGCTCCCCACTGCTTGAGAGTTCAAAGGCTTTCCATTCACGAGAAGCTGCTTGTGTTACTGCTTCATCACTGGGAAGGGTTTTGATGCTTGATCTGATACTGCGGAATGAGGACAGACTCCCATGCCGTCAGCTTGGTTGGCGTGGTAATCCTGCAAACCTGATGATTTCAGATAAATCATCCTTACCCAATTTGGACAGGTTGGATGATTTCAAGAGCTCTACAGATAGTTCCAACCAACTAATTACACATTTTTTGCATAGAGAGAAGCGGTCACACTCTTTGAATGGAAAATTTGGTTCACCAGGGTTGGATCCCATGTCACCAAAACTAGAACCATTGATAAATGAAAAGGAAAatgctgaaagaacaaatggcgaTTTTCGCATTGTAGCAATCGATACTGGTGTGCCCCGCCGCCCCCCTGTGGGGCGACGTGTCAAAGATCATGAGAGGTACCCCAAAGTTGTGGAACTCATTTTGAATAGTTCGgactactcagcaagcatcctatATGAAATTTCTGGTTGTAAGCTTGGACATCCACGACCTGATGAGGTTACTTCCAGTGATTCTTGTTGCTCCCTTTCTGATGAAGATAATGCTGGAGTGATTCATGAATTCCGAGGATCATTCCGTGCAGCTCTTAGGGACCTGGAGGGGTTCCATCTATTTCTTCTCCAGCTTTACCAAAAACTGGATGGTGTTTTGCGAGTTTTCTTGTCCATAATTACTAAAACCTCTGAAGAATCTGACAATAATGATGCTGCCCTTTCCGATTTTCCTTCACCTGGAGCCAGCTATAGTACTCCTCGCCTTCCTAGTAAGCATCTGAACAATGAGCTTCATAGTGATTCTGAAATGCTGAAATCTGCAATGAAGTCCTCTTCTGTGGGATCCCGCGGAAGCTCAGATTCAGTTTCTCCTCTGCCCAGGGAGAGTtggaacaacaagtccttcaaggGAAGTGCAGAGGCTCCCCGTAGTTTAAGAATGACAATGAAACTTCGTGATTTTTACAAAACCCCAAAG GTTGATCCTGAATTGCTCAAAGAGATTGAGCAGTGGAACGAAGCACTTAAGAATGATGTGATCAAATTTTGCCAAGAGAACAATTTTCATTCTGGTTTCTTTGATGGAACTGAAAACAACATGGTAGCTGATGCCTATGAATTGAAG GTGCGTCTTGAACACATCATTGAAAGGATAGCCTTGATTTCTGATGCTGCAAATACAGAACGACCTTCTCTTGTTGTCAACAACTTGTTCATAGGTGGGGCTCTGGCTGCAAGGTCTAAGTACACCCTACAGCATTTGGGCATTACCCATGTACTCTGTTTGTGTTCAAATGAGATTGGTCAATCCGATTCCCAATTTCCCGATCTTTTTGAATACAAGAACTTTTCA ATTAGCGATGATGATGATGCAAACATCAGTGATCTTTTTGAGGAAGCATCAGACTTCATTGATCATGTGGATCATGTTGGGGGCAAGGTTCTAGTTCATTGCTTTGAAGGGAAAAGTCGGAGTGCCACAGTCGTACTTGCCTATCTTATGCTTAGAGA GGGCTTTACTCTTGCAAAAGCCTGGAACTTACTGAAGAAAGTACACCGTCGAGCGCAGCCAAACGACGGCTTCGCAAAGGCTCTCCTGGCCCTTGACAAGAGGCTGCATGGCAAGGTATCTATGGACTGGCAACACAAGCGGCCAGAAATGAAGGTGTGTCCAATCTGCAGCAAGAATGTTGGTCTAAGTACGAGTTCACTCAAGCTGCACCTGCAGAAGGCACACAAGCGTCTATCTGCAGGCAGTGTCGACAGCGCCATGACCATGGAGATCCAAAAATCGATCGAGTCACTCCAGATCAGCCGAGGAGGAAGCCTGAGCCCGTCCCAGAAGCTGACCAAGGTGTTCAGCAATGAGCTGAGCTTCTGA
- the LOC100272608 gene encoding dual specificity protein phosphatase PHS1-like isoform X1 — protein MNKALEVTVNSGGVVFFALFSSPGNIGVPEAAAVIKFSSSKMATQAERLGYEFARLLGVHTPQARVVYNSSSEWLAIRHAAENARTVAVSNNDEVGEMTCSELLEALELSRCLLLMSYIHGSPLLESSKAFHSREAACVTASSLGRVLMLDLILRNEDRLPCRQLGWRGNPANLMISDKSSLPNLDRLDDFKSSTDSSNQLITHFLHREKRSHSLNGKFGSPGLDPMSPKLEPLINEKENAERTNGDFRIVAIDTGVPRRPPVGRRVKDHERYPKVVELILNSSDYSASILYEISGCKLGHPRPDEVTSSDSCCSLSDEDNAGVIHEFRGSFRAALRDLEGFHLFLLQLYQKLDGVLRVFLSIITKTSEESDNNDAALSDFPSPGASYSTPRLPSKHLNNELHSDSEMLKSAMKSSSVGSRGSSDSVSPLPRESWNNKSFKGSAEAPRSLRMTMKLRDFYKTPKVDPELLKEIEQWNEALKNDVIKFCQENNFHSGFFDGTENNMVADAYELKVRLEHIIERIALISDAANTERPSLVVNNLFIGGALAARSKYTLQHLGITHVLCLCSNEIGQSDSQFPDLFEYKNFSISDDDDANISDLFEEASDFIDHVDHVGGKVLVHCFEGKSRSATVVLAYLMLREGFTLAKAWNLLKKVHRRAQPNDGFAKALLALDKRLHGKVSMDWQHKRPEMKVCPICSKNVGLSTSSLKLHLQKAHKRLSAGSVDSAMTMEIQKSIESLQISRGGSLSPSQKLTKVFSNELSF, from the exons ATGAATAAAGCTCTTGAG gtgactgTGAACTCTGGTGGCGTAGTGTTCTTTGCTCTATTTAGTTCTCCAGGTAACATTGGAGTTCCAGAAGCGGCAGCTGTTATAAAGTTTTCGTCATCAAAGATGGCAACACAGGCAGAGCGTTTGGGTTATGAGTTTGCAAGATTGCTCGGAGTCCATACACCACAA GCTAGAGTAGTATATAATTCTAGCTCAGAGTGGCTGGCGATTAGGCATGCTGCAGAAAATGCACGTACAGTAGCAGTTTCAAATAATGATGAGGTTGGTGAGATGACGTGCTCAGAGTTGTTAGAAGCTCTTGAGCTAAGCCGCTGCCTTCTTCTAATGAG TTATATTCATGGCTCCCCACTGCTTGAGAGTTCAAAGGCTTTCCATTCACGAGAAGCTGCTTGTGTTACTGCTTCATCACTGGGAAGGGTTTTGATGCTTGATCTGATACTGCGGAATGAGGACAGACTCCCATGCCGTCAGCTTGGTTGGCGTGGTAATCCTGCAAACCTGATGATTTCAGATAAATCATCCTTACCCAATTTGGACAGGTTGGATGATTTCAAGAGCTCTACAGATAGTTCCAACCAACTAATTACACATTTTTTGCATAGAGAGAAGCGGTCACACTCTTTGAATGGAAAATTTGGTTCACCAGGGTTGGATCCCATGTCACCAAAACTAGAACCATTGATAAATGAAAAGGAAAatgctgaaagaacaaatggcgaTTTTCGCATTGTAGCAATCGATACTGGTGTGCCCCGCCGCCCCCCTGTGGGGCGACGTGTCAAAGATCATGAGAGGTACCCCAAAGTTGTGGAACTCATTTTGAATAGTTCGgactactcagcaagcatcctatATGAAATTTCTGGTTGTAAGCTTGGACATCCACGACCTGATGAGGTTACTTCCAGTGATTCTTGTTGCTCCCTTTCTGATGAAGATAATGCTGGAGTGATTCATGAATTCCGAGGATCATTCCGTGCAGCTCTTAGGGACCTGGAGGGGTTCCATCTATTTCTTCTCCAGCTTTACCAAAAACTGGATGGTGTTTTGCGAGTTTTCTTGTCCATAATTACTAAAACCTCTGAAGAATCTGACAATAATGATGCTGCCCTTTCCGATTTTCCTTCACCTGGAGCCAGCTATAGTACTCCTCGCCTTCCTAGTAAGCATCTGAACAATGAGCTTCATAGTGATTCTGAAATGCTGAAATCTGCAATGAAGTCCTCTTCTGTGGGATCCCGCGGAAGCTCAGATTCAGTTTCTCCTCTGCCCAGGGAGAGTtggaacaacaagtccttcaaggGAAGTGCAGAGGCTCCCCGTAGTTTAAGAATGACAATGAAACTTCGTGATTTTTACAAAACCCCAAAG GTTGATCCTGAATTGCTCAAAGAGATTGAGCAGTGGAACGAAGCACTTAAGAATGATGTGATCAAATTTTGCCAAGAGAACAATTTTCATTCTGGTTTCTTTGATGGAACTGAAAACAACATGGTAGCTGATGCCTATGAATTGAAG GTGCGTCTTGAACACATCATTGAAAGGATAGCCTTGATTTCTGATGCTGCAAATACAGAACGACCTTCTCTTGTTGTCAACAACTTGTTCATAGGTGGGGCTCTGGCTGCAAGGTCTAAGTACACCCTACAGCATTTGGGCATTACCCATGTACTCTGTTTGTGTTCAAATGAGATTGGTCAATCCGATTCCCAATTTCCCGATCTTTTTGAATACAAGAACTTTTCA ATTAGCGATGATGATGATGCAAACATCAGTGATCTTTTTGAGGAAGCATCAGACTTCATTGATCATGTGGATCATGTTGGGGGCAAGGTTCTAGTTCATTGCTTTGAAGGGAAAAGTCGGAGTGCCACAGTCGTACTTGCCTATCTTATGCTTAGAGA GGGCTTTACTCTTGCAAAAGCCTGGAACTTACTGAAGAAAGTACACCGTCGAGCGCAGCCAAACGACGGCTTCGCAAAGGCTCTCCTGGCCCTTGACAAGAGGCTGCATGGCAAGGTATCTATGGACTGGCAACACAAGCGGCCAGAAATGAAGGTGTGTCCAATCTGCAGCAAGAATGTTGGTCTAAGTACGAGTTCACTCAAGCTGCACCTGCAGAAGGCACACAAGCGTCTATCTGCAGGCAGTGTCGACAGCGCCATGACCATGGAGATCCAAAAATCGATCGAGTCACTCCAGATCAGCCGAGGAGGAAGCCTGAGCCCGTCCCAGAAGCTGACCAAGGTGTTCAGCAATGAGCTGAGCTTCTGA